In Chrysiogenia bacterium, a genomic segment contains:
- a CDS encoding helix-turn-helix transcriptional regulator has protein sequence MSGSYDPEKFRRDLGRQLRALRRESGLTQAVVAKHAEIGNEFVSRLENGQGSPSLDTLGRLAAALDIPVSELFQFENESPTQQRTTKRLMRVLNRLGEEEIDLVLRMAEQVARYQSRSSQDLPESSCA, from the coding sequence ATGTCCGGTTCGTACGACCCCGAAAAATTCCGGCGCGATCTCGGTCGACAGCTTCGCGCGTTGCGACGCGAGTCGGGTCTGACGCAGGCCGTGGTCGCAAAGCACGCGGAAATCGGCAACGAGTTCGTGAGCCGTCTTGAGAACGGCCAGGGCTCTCCCTCGCTCGATACGCTCGGTCGTCTTGCCGCGGCGCTCGACATCCCGGTCTCCGAGCTCTTCCAGTTTGAAAACGAATCGCCCACCCAGCAACGCACAACCAAGCGCCTGATGCGTGTCCTCAACCGGCTCGGTGAAGAAGAAATCGACCTCGTGCTTCGCATGGCCGAACAGGTTGCCCGTTACCAGTCGCGCAGTTCCCAAGATCTCCCCGAATCGTCCTGCGCCTAG